From one Bacteroidota bacterium genomic stretch:
- a CDS encoding hydroxyacid dehydrogenase, with protein MNPTVLLIDSMHPAFQQELEAGGVTTVEGFSWSKEKVLDEIGKYNGIAIRSRFRIDENFISHATQLKCIGRAGAGMENIDVRAAAKAGIHCLNAPEGNRDAVAEHALGMLLMGMNHLLRADAEVRKGIWRREENRGTELRGKTIGIIGFGNMGAAFAQRLQGFGMTILAYDPYIKIDAEQYPFVKQSPEEQIFIESDIISLHVPLTDETKYLVNDSWIKKFRKNIYLINTARGKNIDTTALVKGLKSGKITGAALDVLEYEALSFEHIDPNQLPEAFHYLIQSENVVLSPHIAGWTHESNIKIAQTLAFKMLEVLKA; from the coding sequence ATGAACCCAACTGTACTGCTCATTGACTCCATGCACCCTGCATTTCAACAGGAGCTGGAAGCAGGCGGCGTAACCACTGTGGAAGGCTTTAGCTGGTCCAAAGAAAAGGTACTGGATGAAATCGGGAAGTATAACGGTATCGCTATACGAAGTCGCTTTCGCATTGACGAAAATTTTATTTCACATGCAACCCAGTTAAAGTGCATAGGTCGCGCCGGAGCCGGCATGGAAAATATTGATGTCAGAGCTGCAGCCAAAGCCGGCATACACTGCCTGAATGCACCGGAAGGTAATCGTGATGCGGTGGCCGAACATGCTCTGGGAATGTTGTTGATGGGTATGAACCATTTGCTAAGGGCAGATGCAGAGGTCAGGAAGGGTATTTGGAGAAGGGAAGAAAACAGAGGTACAGAGTTACGTGGAAAAACGATTGGAATCATTGGTTTCGGAAATATGGGTGCTGCTTTCGCACAACGGTTGCAGGGATTCGGAATGACCATTCTGGCGTATGATCCGTATATTAAAATAGATGCAGAACAATATCCCTTTGTAAAACAAAGCCCGGAAGAACAAATCTTTATCGAGAGTGATATCATCAGCTTACATGTTCCGCTGACCGATGAAACTAAATATTTGGTCAATGACTCATGGATTAAAAAATTCCGAAAGAATATCTACCTCATCAATACCGCACGCGGGAAGAATATTGACACGACTGCATTGGTGAAAGGGTTAAAATCGGGGAAGATTACAGGGGCAGCTTTAGATGTATTGGAATACGAAGCGCTCAGCTTCGAACATATTGACCCCAACCAATTGCCGGAAGCCTTTCACTATCTCATTCAATCAGAAAATGTGGTGCTCTCCCCGCATATTGCCGGATGGACACATGAATCAAATATAAAAATTGCACAAACACTTGCTTTTAAAATGCTGGAGGTGTTAAAGGCTTAA
- the ung gene encoding uracil-DNA glycosylase: MSDSLAEYPTLTSTEIRLESSWKELLKSEFEQDYFKSLREFLKREKSAGYTIYPPGPRIFAAFDETPVAKVKAVIIGQDPYHGEGQANGLCFSVADGIRKPPSLLNIFKELERDLALPIPVNGNLDKWAAQGVLLLNATLTVRANTAGSHQNRGWEQFTDAAIRKLSDHSSGLVFLLWGRFAQAKAALIDKNKHFILEAAHPSPLARTGFAGCRHFSRTNEILKSLGKKEIDWRL; this comes from the coding sequence ATGAGCGATAGTTTAGCGGAATACCCCACCCTGACTTCAACGGAAATCCGGTTAGAAAGTTCCTGGAAGGAACTGTTGAAGAGTGAATTTGAACAGGATTATTTCAAATCATTACGCGAGTTCCTTAAACGGGAAAAGTCGGCGGGCTATACCATCTACCCTCCCGGTCCCCGAATTTTTGCGGCTTTTGATGAAACACCGGTTGCTAAAGTGAAGGCCGTTATCATCGGCCAGGATCCCTACCATGGTGAAGGTCAGGCGAATGGACTTTGTTTTTCTGTGGCAGACGGGATACGTAAACCTCCTTCTCTCCTGAATATTTTTAAGGAATTGGAACGGGATCTCGCCTTGCCCATTCCGGTAAATGGAAACCTTGACAAATGGGCTGCTCAGGGTGTGCTCTTGTTGAATGCGACCTTAACGGTTCGCGCCAATACCGCAGGTTCTCATCAGAATAGAGGTTGGGAGCAATTTACTGATGCGGCCATTCGGAAACTGTCGGACCATTCTTCGGGATTGGTCTTCTTGTTATGGGGCCGGTTTGCTCAGGCGAAGGCGGCGTTGATTGACAAAAACAAACATTTTATTCTGGAAGCGGCTCATCCTTCTCCATTGGCACGTACCGGTTTTGCCGGATGTCGTCATTTTTCAAGGACAAACGAAATATTGAAATCGTTGGGTAAAAAAGAAATTGACTGGAGACTTTAA
- the mgtE gene encoding magnesium transporter: MDIDVEKTFIEELIQRRDKEQLELKLESWLPEELAMLCQDLNTHEQVFVFNVIDREQAYQTFELLDLNAQVLLLDVLRNRQVQLILNDMSADNRTALLEQLDTEQLNKLIKLLTQKERRVALSLLGYPEDSIGRLMTPDYIAVNQDWTVRETLDYIRRVGEKSETLDVLYIVDDMGYLIDDIKVGDILIAEDAVPVKDLLDGKYTSLLVTDDEEVAVKSFSTTNRVALPVTDAGGLLLGIITVDDILDLAKKEDTEDIQKIGAVEALQDPYMDVGFSEMIRKRAPWLVVLFVGELFTASAMGFFEDEIAKAVVLALFIPLIVSSGGNSGSQAATLIIRALALGEITVGDWWRIMRKEIRTGLLLGLILGTLGFARVGLWNVFTNLYGEHWLYIGLTIGSSLMFVVVWGTIMGSMMPLLLKHLGADPATSSAPFIATLVDVTGLIIYFSIAALLLTGTLL, from the coding sequence ATGGATATCGATGTAGAAAAAACTTTTATCGAAGAGCTCATTCAGCGCCGCGACAAAGAACAGTTGGAATTAAAACTGGAGTCGTGGTTGCCGGAGGAGCTGGCCATGCTTTGTCAGGATTTGAATACGCATGAACAGGTTTTTGTTTTTAATGTCATCGACAGGGAACAAGCCTATCAGACTTTCGAACTACTTGATCTTAACGCGCAGGTATTGTTGCTGGATGTTCTGAGAAATCGCCAGGTGCAGTTGATCTTAAATGATATGTCGGCGGATAACCGTACCGCTCTTTTAGAACAACTGGATACCGAGCAACTCAACAAGCTCATCAAATTACTTACGCAAAAAGAACGGCGTGTAGCGTTGTCACTTTTAGGTTATCCTGAAGATTCTATCGGACGTCTGATGACGCCTGACTATATCGCCGTCAATCAGGACTGGACCGTTCGCGAAACACTGGACTATATACGACGTGTAGGTGAAAAGAGTGAAACGCTCGACGTATTATATATCGTTGATGACATGGGTTATCTCATTGACGATATTAAAGTCGGCGATATTTTAATTGCCGAAGATGCTGTTCCGGTGAAAGATCTATTGGATGGGAAATACACCTCCTTGCTGGTGACTGATGATGAAGAGGTCGCGGTGAAATCTTTTTCCACTACCAACAGAGTGGCCTTGCCTGTTACCGATGCCGGCGGATTGTTGCTTGGAATTATTACGGTAGATGATATTCTTGATCTGGCCAAGAAAGAAGATACGGAGGATATACAAAAGATTGGTGCGGTGGAAGCGCTGCAGGATCCCTATATGGATGTAGGGTTTAGTGAGATGATACGCAAGCGGGCGCCCTGGTTGGTGGTACTTTTTGTCGGAGAACTTTTCACCGCTTCTGCCATGGGTTTCTTTGAAGATGAAATTGCAAAAGCAGTGGTGCTCGCCTTATTCATTCCACTCATTGTTTCAAGTGGTGGTAACAGCGGATCGCAGGCAGCTACTTTGATTATTCGTGCGCTTGCTTTGGGAGAGATTACAGTGGGTGACTGGTGGAGAATTATGCGCAAGGAAATTCGCACCGGTTTATTGCTCGGACTCATTCTTGGCACGCTCGGTTTTGCCCGCGTGGGATTATGGAATGTATTCACCAATCTCTACGGTGAACATTGGCTCTACATCGGCTTAACAATTGGATCCTCGCTTATGTTTGTAGTTGTATGGGGAACCATTATGGGTTCAATGATGCCTCTGCTCCTGAAACATCTGGGAGCCGATCCCGCTACATCCTCCGCACCCTTCATTGCTACTTTGGTAGATGTGACAGGACTCATCATCTACTTTAGTATTGCCGCCTTACTCCTGACAGGAACGCTATTATAA